CTCTGACAGTTCGTATAAAATCTGCCTGACCAATCGAATCGGAATTTCCAGTTCGTGCGAAAACCAACGGGCATCGACCGGCTTTTCAGCGTTGCAAAACTTTTTCACCGACCGCTGCACAATAAGCAAGGAAAGCTGCTTTTTGAACAATTTACTGACCGACAAACAATCGGGTTCAAACTCATACGTTTCGACATTTTGATGGGCAAACGACACCTCGGCGCCGAATAAAACAATAAGCCAGCTCATCTGAAGCCACAGTAAAAACAAAGGCAGCGCCGCAAAGCTGCCGTATATAGCGTATCTCGTGGTAATCTGAACCTGGAAATTGACGTATGCCCACTGAACAAACTGAAATAAAGCTCCTGCGACTATGCCGGCTATCAGGCCAGATACAAATCTCACCTTCGTATTCGGCATAAAAATGAAAATAAACGTGAAAGAAACCCAGACTGTAATATAAGGCAGCAACTTCATCACATACCAGAACACCGGCCCAAAGTTTCTCAATACTGGAATTTTTTCGATTATGGTTTGAATCTGGCCGCAGAGAAAAACAGTTACCCCGCCGGCTACTACCAACAAAATCGGGCATACGAGCATCGTTATCAGGTAATCGCTGAATTTCCTACCAAAAGTCCTCGGCTTAACTACGCCCCATATATCGTTAAAGGAACCTTCAACACTGCCAAGTAAACTGATAATAGTCCAAAACAAGAAAACGAC
The sequence above is a segment of the Phycisphaerae bacterium genome. Coding sequences within it:
- a CDS encoding YihY/virulence factor BrkB family protein, which produces MKRDERAARDIKQALLKTVLMFCIICHGGIGWCNLDKKGPVMFAKLMNFVKRDIWRIRLKDHPRSKSFAIRLIRIIVLAFRGFDENKCRFRASALTFYSLLSIVPVIALMFGIAKGFGLQERMASQILEKMKGHEEVANRIIAFANSLLDRASGGVVAGIGVVFLFWTIISLLGSVEGSFNDIWGVVKPRTFGRKFSDYLITMLVCPILLVVAGGVTVFLCGQIQTIIEKIPVLRNFGPVFWYVMKLLPYITVWVSFTFIFIFMPNTKVRFVSGLIAGIVAGALFQFVQWAYVNFQVQITTRYAIYGSFAALPLFLLWLQMSWLIVLFGAEVSFAHQNVETYEFEPDCLSVSKLFKKQLSLLIVQRSVKKFCNAEKPVDARWFSHELEIPIRLVRQILYELSEAGVLSEVGNGKYNEFAYQPAVDVEKITIKFVIDRLEQYGTTDIPVAKVSELDKLSNCLRQFGETIEKSPANVLLKDL